From the genome of Chiloscyllium plagiosum isolate BGI_BamShark_2017 chromosome 13, ASM401019v2, whole genome shotgun sequence:
atgagAGGAGCCAAtgtttcaggtcggaacctttcaTTAGGACTACCTTTATTGGAACTTCAGGTTTGCTAATTTCATGCAATACTCCGACTAATCCTGCTCTAAAATCTTTCCACTGCAGAAACCATACTTTGGTTATGGACATGTTTTGAAGTGTTTGTAAAAGCTCCTTTTGTGCACATGAAAAGAATGATGAGGCATCTGATTATAATTTTAAAACCACCCCCTTTGTCCATTCTTGTGTGTCATATCTCAAATCAACTAAATCAAATGTCAATGGGCTAAAGTTTCCTTTTTCCCCACACAGCCCCAGTGGAAATGAATTTACCTCATCGACTTGAGCCTGTGTTTGCTGCAGCCTTCTGTTGCTGGTGGTATTGACTGGTTGTGTAGGTCCTCCATCTCCTGGATTTCCTGGCCCTCCTGGTGGACCTCctgcaggagcagcagcagcttgGGATGGGGCTGACCTACAAACCAAAGTAAAACAGATCTCTTGTTGACAATACGGTACCAGCATTTCATGTGGATGACAAGTCACTGAACTTAGCATTCCTGAAACAGGTAAACCGATAAGGCTGTGGGGGCATTTTACAGCCAAAAGCAGATCACCACTGAAGGTCGAATTATTGAAAAATGAACTATTTTCAGG
Proteins encoded in this window:
- the LOC122555833 gene encoding vesicle-associated membrane protein 2-like is translated as MIPENSSFFNNSTFSGDLLLAVKCPHSLIGLPVSGMLSSVTCHPHEMLVPYCQQEICFTLVCRSAPSQAAAAPAGGPPGGPGNPGDGGPTQPVNTTSNRRLQQTQAQVDEVVDIMRVNVDKVLERDQKLSELDDRADALQAGASQFETSAAKLKRKYWWKNCKMMIILGAICAFIIIIIIIYFCT